DNA sequence from the Butyricimonas faecalis genome:
ATTAATGTAAAATAAAGCTATCAAAATGCAATCATATAGCCATCATGTAGCGACCCGCTCCCATTCCCCTCCCATTCCGCTCCTATTCCCCTCCCATTAAAATATGAAATTATTGTAGTACCATAGCAATTATTAACAGGGTGATGGGTTTATGGTAGCAATTTGATCACAGCCTAATAGCTCTATCAAATAGAAGCTCCAATAGAAAACCGATATTACAGGGATATAATTTTACATGATTTTTATAGCAAAAAACGAACGTTTATTAATATCACAAATATAGATATTTTTGTCTAAAGCAAAACTATATTGCGTATTTTTTAATATTCTGTCGATCAAGTAGAAAGCAAAGTAAACATTGATATTCGCCATTTTATTGATGGTCAGTATTTCAATATAATAAAACGTTCATTTTTTGATACCCCCAAAAAACACTATGGATAGTCAAAACACATTGCCACTCAAGAAACTACTCGTTGCTGAAGACAACGAAAGTAATTTTCTTTTACTCATGACTATCTTGAAAAAAGATTACCAGATCATCCATGCCGTAGATGGTTTGGAAACCATCCAAAAATACAGGGAATACTCCCCCGACGCGATTCTCATGGATATCAAAATGCCGAACATGAATGGTTTGGAAGCCACCCGTGAAATCCGGAAGTTAAACACGTGCATCCCCATTATCGTTGTGAGTGCTTTTGCCTTCGACGGTGACAAACAGGAAGCACGCCAAGCCGGTTGCACTGACTATCTTGTAAAACCGATCGACTCGCGTTTATTAAAAGAAACTTTGAAGAAGTATCTTCCCTAAGGGAAAACAAAATTCTCACGATATACATCTATTTCCCGATACACGAATCACAAAAATCAACGTGTCGAAATACTGAATAATTTCTACATTAGAAACAATCTATATAATGGCAAGTTGATAACAAATTTCTTGTTCACATGAATAATTTAACTATATTTGGAACGATTTTTCGTGCGATTGAAATAAAACCAGGGGAAAAAAGTAAAAACTATAAGAATGCGTGCTTCTCATTCAAGAAAAAATGGAGTAATTAATACAGGTATTACATGCAAACGTTATCGGACCATATCCTAGATATAGCCCAGAACTCGATACGAGCCCAAGCTTCCCGTGTTGAGATTGACTTGCAAGAGAATATAACAGAAGATTCTCTTGTCATCACGATCAGAGATAACGGATGTGGCATGGACGAAGCCACCGCGGCCAAAGTTACCGATCCTTTTTTCACGAGCAGAACCGTGCGTAAAGTCGGGTTGGGGATTCCCCTATTCAAACAGAACGCAGAAGCAACAGGGGGAACCTTGAAAATAAGATCCAAACCGGGAGAAGGTACCACCATCGAGGCAAAATTCGGTCTTTCACACTGGGACAGACCACCACTGGGTGATGTGGCAGGAAGTATCGTGATTCTCGTGTCGGCCAACCCGGGGATCGATTTCACGTACCATCATGTCACGGAGAAAGGGGAATACACGTTCGACACGCGTGAAGTAAAAGAAATACTGGAGGGAGTCCCTCTAAATGACCCGGAGATCGTGATGGCATTGAGACAAATGATCCGGGAAAACATCAAAGAGATTACATAAACCAATTAAAACAAAATAACCTTAATCATTTTATATGGAAAAAATCAAATCACTCGCGGACCTCAAACGCATCAAAGAAAACGTGCAGACGAAGATTGATCTTCGAGAGAAAAGTGAACAGGTTGAAAACCTGATCCAGATTAAAGTGGCTATGGCAACTTGCGGGATCGCCGCGGGCAGTAAGGACACCATGAACTACTTTATCGAGAACCTGGAGAAAAACGGGATTACAGCCGTGGTGACACAAACGGGATGTATGGGGTACTGCTACGCGGAGCCGACCGTGGAAATCACAAAACCGGGGAAAGACCCGATCGTGTTCGGACACGTCACCGAGGAACGAGCCGAAGAAATCATCCAGAAATACCTGAAGAATGACGAACTCGTGGCCGATATCATTCCGGTGAATTTTGAAACGATCTAAAAGAAAAAAACAGCTAGAACAACTAATCAAAACCTTGAATCTATGAGTTATAAAATGCATATCCTCGTTTGTGGTGGAACGGGATGTAGAGCATCTGCCAGTCATCAGATTATTACCCGGCTGGAAGAATGTCTAAAAGAGAGGAACCTGGAGGACGAAGTTCAGGTCATCGCAACCGGTTGTTTCGGTTTCTGCGAGAAAGGACCGATCGTGAAAGTCATGCCCGACAACACTTTCTACGTACAGGTGAAACCGGACGATGCCGAGGAAATTGTAAACGAACATGTTATCAAAGGACGTAAAGTCGAAAGATTATTATATAAAGACCCGGAGAAGAAAGAAGCGGTGAGCGACTCGAAACACATGGGGTTCTACAAGAAGCAATTGCGTATCGCTTTGCGTAACTGCGGATTCATTGACCCGGAAAATATTGAAGAATATATCGCCCGCGAAGGATATTCCGCACTAGCGAAATGTATCACCGAGATGAAACCGGAGGAAGTGATCAACGAGATCAAATTATCCGGACTTCGGGGTCGTGGAGGCGGTGGTTTCCCGACCGGCTTGAAGTGGGAATTCGCCAGCAAATATCAAGCGGATCAGAAATACGTGGTGTGTAATGCCGACGAGGGTGACCCGGGGGCATTCATGGACCGTTCGATCATGGAGGGTGACCCGCACTCGGTGATTGAAGCCATGGCCATTTGCGGGTACAGTATCGGGGCCACCAAAGGATTGGTTTATATCCGCGCCGAATACCCGCTTGCCATTCAACGCCTGAAAACAGCCATCCACCAAGCCGAAGAATTCGGTTTACTGGGTGAGAATATCTTTGGTACCGATTTCTCGTTCACCATCGAATTGCGTTACGGGGCAGGCGCCTTCGTTTGCGGCGAGGAAACAGCGTTGATCCACTCCATGGAAGGACACCGCGGGGAGCCCACGATAAAACCGCCCTTCCCGGCAGAATCGGGTTACCTGAATCGCCCGACCAACGTGAATAACGTGGAAACTTTAGCCAATATCCCGGCCATTATTATCAAGGGAGCCAACTGGTTCAACAAAATCGGGACGGAACGTTCCAAGGGAACCAAGGTTTTCGCCCTTGCCGGAAAAATCAATAACGTGGGACTGATCGAGGTGCCCATGGGAACTACCCTTCGTGAAGTGATTTACGAGATTGGCGGCGGTATCAAAAACGGTAAGAAATTTAAAGCGGTACAAACCGGAGGACCTTCCGGCGGTTGTTTGACCGAGAAGCATTTGGATGTACCGATCGATTTCGACAACCTGTTGGCCTCCGGTTCCATGATGGGTTCCGGGGGTATGATCGTGATGGACGAGGATGATTGCATGGTATCCGTGGCCAAATTCTATCTCGAATTCACGGTGGAAGAATCGTGCGGTAAATGTACACCTTGCCGTATCGGTAACAAACGCCTGCACGAAATCTTGGACAAGATCACGCAGGGTAAAGGGACGATGGAAGACCTGGAAACGTTGAAAAACCTCAGCCGCGTGATCAAAGACACGGCTTTGTGTGGTTTGGGCCAAACCTCCCCGAACCCGGTGCTGTCGACCATAGATAACTTCCATGACGAATATCTCGCCCACATCAAAGACAAGAAATGTCCGGCAGGACAATGTAAGGCATTGCTGATGTTCCACATTGACCCGGAACTTTGTATCGGATGCGGACTCTGTGCCCGTAATTGTCCGGTAGATGCCATCGTGGGGGAACGCAAAGAACCGCATTTTATCAACACGGCCAAATGTATCAAGTGTGGCGCGTGTATGGAAAAATGTAAGTTCAAAGCGGTAAGTACGAGATAAGTTAGAATGTAGAATTTAAAATTTAGAATTGCTTCGGCAGTTGAGGAAGTTTATACTATGAATGAAAATATAACACTCAAAATAGATAACCGGGAAATCAGTGTTCCCAAGGGGACCACGATTCTCGAAGCAGCCCGGGAACTGGGTATCGATATACCCACGCTTTGCTACATGAACCTGAAGGATTTGTGCATCAAAAATGCCCCGGCATCTTGTCGTATTTGCGTGGTTGAAGTGGACGGCAGGAAAAACCTTGCCCCCTCTTGCGCCACCCGCTGCGAGAATGGCATGAACGTACACACGAACACGATCCGGGTGCTGAATGCCCGCAAAACGGTGCTGGAACTCATGTTGTCCGACCACCCGTCAGACTGTCTGGTGTGTGCCAAATCGGGTAATTGCGAATTGCAATCCGTGGCCATTAAACTGGGGATACGGGAGTTGCCTTTCGAGGGAGAGAAGACCGAGTTCCGGGTTGACCTGTCCCCTTCCATCCGCCGGGATGCCACGAAGTGTATTTATTGCCGTCGTTGCGAGATGATGTGTAATGACGTGCAGACCGTGGGCGCACTGGGTGCCGTTAACCGGGGATTCAGTTCTGTCGTGATGCCCGCGTTCGACCAGTCATTGCAGGATTCCGAATGTACTTTTTGCGGGCAGTGCGTTGCCGTATGTCCCGTGGGTGCCTTGACGGAACTGGATCACACGAACCGTTTGATCAAAGATTTAGCCGATCCCGACAAGACCGTGATCGTGCAAACCGCCCCGGCCGTTCGTGCCGCCCTGGGTGAAGAGTTCGCTCTTCCGGCAGGAACTTCCGTTACCGGAAAGATGGTGGCCGCTTTGCGCAAACTGGGCTTTGCCAAGGTGTTCGACACCGACTTCGCGGCCGACTTGACCATCATGGAGGAAGGTACCGAATTACTGGGTCGCCTGGGAGCCTTCCTAAACGGCGATAAATCGGTGAAATTACCGATCATTACCTCGTGCTGCCCGGGTTGGGTGAATTTCTTCGAGAAGCAATTCCCGGATTTACTGGATATGCCTTCGAGCGCCCGTTCCCCGCAACAGATGTTCGGGTCGATTGCCAAGACCTACTGGGCCGAGAAAATGGGTATCAAACGCGAGAACCTCATCGTGGTATCCGTGATGCCTTGTCTGGCGAAAAAGTTCGAGTGCGAGAGAGACGAATTCAAGACAAACGGGGACCCGGATGTCAATTACTCCATCTCTACCCGCGAGTTGGCCGCGTTGATCAAGCAGACCAACATTAATTTCATGCAGTTGGAAGACGAAGATTTCGACGCGCCGTTGGGAGAATCCACGGGTGCTGCCGTCATCTTCGGGGCTACCGGAGGCGTGATGGAAGCCGCCTTGCGTACGGCTTACGAAATCCACACGGGGAAAACGCTGGATAACGTGGACTTTGAAGGTGTCAGAGGCATCGAGAATTTGAAAGAAGCCACGATAGACGTCGATGGATTTGAATTGAAAGTAGCCGTGGCCCATGGTTTAGGAAATGCCCGCAAGCTGATGAACGAGATCAGAGCCGGCAAGTCCCAATACCACGCCATCGAGATCATGGCCTGCCCCGGTGGGTGTATCGGTGGTGGAGGTCAGCCGTTGCATCATGGAGATTCTTCTTTGTTGAGAGCGCGTACACAGGCGCTTTACACGGAAGACAACGAAAAATCGCTCCGGAAGTCCCACCAGAACCCGTACATCATTTCGCTGTACGAGGAGTTCTTGGGCAAACCCATGAGCGAAAAGGCACATCACTTGTTGCACACGTGCTACTTTAACAGAGGAAAAGAGATTATTGAACAATAATATTCGAAGCTATCATTATGACACAAATAACATTAGCGAAGTGCAAAGTTGACCAACTGGTAAAACTGTGTGAAGAGTTCGGGAACCAACCGGGAGAGTTAATTAATATCTTGCACAAAGCACAAGGCCTGATCGGCTACCTGCCCAGAGAGGTACAGGAAGTGATCGCCCGTCAACTAAATATACCCGTATCGAAGGTGTACGGGGTGGTAACCTTTTATTCTTTCTTCTCGATGACCCCGAAAGGGGAACACCCGATCTCCGTGTGCATGGGGACTGCCTGCTACGTTCGGGGGGCAGAGAAGGTACTGGATGAATTCAAACGGATTCTAAAAGTAAATGTCGGAGAGACTACCCCGGACGGGAAGTTTTCTTTAACCAGCTTACGGTGCGTGGGTGCCTGCGGGCTTGCCCCGGTTGTACTGATCGGTGAAAAAGTCTACGGGCGGGTTACTCCCGGGGAGGTGGAGAAAATTCTAAAGGAATTCGAGTAAGATGAAGGAGGGTGTCTAACAAGTCTGTTGTTTAACGACTATCTCCCCTAACCCCTCCTTACATAGGAGGGGAAACCACTTGGTAATCAACCCTCACCCCGTGTAAGGGGGAGTTGGAGGGGGTAGTTTGTTGATACAGAAATTATAATTGATTTTATCCCCGACGAAATCACTTTAGCGGAATGGTGAAATTAAAATTAGAACCGACACCTTCCTCTGAGGTAAACCACAGCCTTCCGTGATTTTTGCTTACGAAGTCTTTACACAACAATAGGCCCAAGCCGGATCCTTCCTCGCTATCCGTACCGAAGGTCGTGAAGTGCGTGGCCTCGTTTAACAATTTTTCTTGATCTTCTTTCTTGATTCCACATCCGCTATCAGACACGGTGACAAGTACTTCTTTATCATTTCCGGCCTCTGTCCTGTTTTCATCCGCGACCTCTTGTACCCTCACGTGTACGACAACTGCGGTATCTTTATGACTAAATTTAATCGCGTTTGAAATTAGGTTGCGCACGACGGATTTAATCATCTCGATGTCAACGGTAACATGGACGGACTCGACCGCTGAATCCAATTTCAAGGAAATGGACTTGCTCCCGGCTATCGGCTTAAACACCTCGATAACGCCATTCACCAACCCGACCATGTCAATCGATTGCGGGACATTGGACAATTTACCCAACTGGCTCTTGGTCCACTTCAACAGATTATCCAATAACGAAAATACTTCTTCTGCCGTTTTATTGGTCATTTCCAACATCTCGAACACGTCTGCCGGAACTGTTTGCCGGTCAATACTCATCATGATCGTATTGCACAACATTTTGATCGAGGCCATCGGAGACCGTAAATCATGAGCGATCACGGAATAAAGCTTGTCCCTACCGGCAATCGTCTTTCTCAACTCTTCCGTCTGACGTAAAATAATTCGTCTGGCATCCACCAGAGAAAGTTGATGCTCCACCCGGATCAACAATTCTTCCCTACGAAAAGGTTTCGATATAAAATCATTTGCCCCGAGCTGGAACCCCTTCACGACACTCGCCGAGTCGTTCAACGCGGTCAAAAATATAATCGGAATTTCAGCTTGTTCCGGCTCCAGTTTCAAGTGTCCTGCCACTTCGAATCCATCCATGTCGGGCATCATAACGTCCAACAAGATCAAATCCGGATGTTCACTTTTCACTTTTTGCAAGGCCTCCGTCCCGTTCATCGCGATCACGATACCAAACCCTTCACGTCCAAGCAAAGCCTTTAACAGCAATACATTTGACTGAACATCATCTACCACTAATATTTTATATTCAGCAGGATTTATTTTCATACCCTCAATTTTTATAAATGCATTCCCAAATGTACAAACTATAATTTATTTTCTAGACATCTTTCAATAAATGTACAAAAAAATGAACTTTTCTCATATTTATACAAACAAAACAAATGCTACTTTGCAATAATATCATACCTTTGTACCATCAAAAAAGGTGATATATGAGTAAAAACATTCTGATAGTGGACGATAAACCTGAAATAGCGAAAGTTATCACCATCCAACTATCTAGAGACTACAACGTACATGCAGAAGGAAATCCGATTGAGGCACTCGCATGGATGTATGCCGGAAATATTCCCGATCTGATTATATCGGATGTAAACATGCCGGAAATGGACGGACGAACATTCCTCAAGCAGCTAAAAGCGAGTTCCACGTTCAATTTTATCCCCGTTATTATCTTGTCCAGCCTGGAGAGTAGTAACGATCGGATTGAATTGTTGGAAGCCGGAGCCTCGGACTTCGTGCTAAAACCTTTTAACCCGCAGGAGTTAAAGATCAGAGTCCGTAATTTATTGCGTTAAAGACATGTACACGTATTATATCGGGAAAAACACCGACTGGATAAATAGAATATCACATTATCTGGATTGTCAAGTGCTTACTTTCAACAACCCGATCAAGGCGATTTTGTACATCCACGAACAATCGAAGAAAGATGTATCGCCCGCCTATGTCTTTATCGAATCGTACAACAAAACAAGGAATTTACGATGGCTGGAGGCCATCAAGCAAAGCAATTTGAAAAACACGTATTTACTGCTGCTCTCAGAAAAGGTGTCAAAAGAAGACATTGCCACTTACCTTCTTTCCGGCGCCAGTGAGATCATCAATATCAACACGACCCCGGAAGATTTACAGACCGTATTGACTGTCCTGCCCCAAATAAGGCAGCATTCAACAACGAATACCCCCAATAATCCCCGAAGATTCAAGCTGCCTTGTTGGAAAAGGGCATTTGACATTCTCTTTTCCGGGACGGCCATCGTTTGCCTCTCCCCGCTTCTGATAGTAACAGCCGTGGCCATCCGGGTGGAAAGTAAAGGCCCCGTTATATATAAATCCAAACGGGTGGGGAGTAACTACGACATATTTGATTTCCTCAAGTTCCGTTCCATGTACATGGATGCAGACAAGCGCTTGAAAGAATTCGAGGCATTGAATCAATACCGGGAAGAAACGCAGGAACAACAGGATTACACGGAAATTCCCCCGGTATCCCATCAAACAGGCGAAACTCTTCTCGTGGCTGACGATTTTATCACAACAGAAAAACAATTATTAAAGAACAGACGGAAACAACAGCAAAATGCTTTCGTCAAGTTCGAGAACGATCCGCGAATCACCAAGGTAGGACGTATCATCCGTAAATATAGCATCGACGAACTTCCACAACTGGTTAATATACTGCAAGGAGATATGTCTATCGTCGGCAACCGTCCCCTTCCCTTGTACGAGGCGGAACTGCTGACCACGGACGAATACATCGAACGCTTTATGGCCCTGCCGGCCTCACCGGTTTGTGGCAAGTAGAAAAAAGAGGTGACCAAGGCGCCCTTTCCGCCGAAGAAAGAAAACAATTGGATATAAAATATGCCCGCAACTTTTCGTTCGGGAACGATATAAAAATTATTTGCAAAACATTCACGGCATTTGTGCAAAAAGAGAATGTGTGAAACAATATTTTAAAATATGGGTGCTAAATTCATTATTATAGCCTGTTTATTATACGCTAATTTCGTCTGTTCCGCTCAAAAAGCACAGACGAGGGATTCTATTCTTAATACCGAAAGATTTGTCCCACAAGCATTAACTACCAACGAATATATTAATTATCAATTACCTCCATTAGACTCGTTATTCGAAGGAGCCCAAAGAAATCCCCGGCTAAAAGCCATAGGCGCATCTATCGAAGCTGCCCGCAATGACTTGAAATCCACCCAACGAGATTGGCTGCAATACTTTTCCGTACGGGCCGGATACACGTATGGGATTCTCGGGACATACACCGATCAAGAAACCCAATATGTTCCTTTAACAACGGTTTACTCGGGATCGACACAAAATAGTTGGTCTATCGGTGCAAATATCAATATTCCTTTTAATAGACTGTTCAGCCATAGAGCAACGGTAAAAAAACAAAAAGAAATTGTCCGAAACGCGGAATACACGCAACAAGTCGAATTTGACGAGATTAAAAACGAAATCATCGAATTGTACTGCAATATTCAATACCAGTTGAAATTACTAAAACTAGCCACAGAATCCATCACCTTATACAATGCAGAATATCAAGTAGCGGAACTTGACTATATCAATAACAAAAACAATAACGACAGGTCATTAAGTGACTTAAAGCATTCGCAGAAAGTAGCAAAAATTGAATATGAGAAAATCATAAATGAATTAAATATCATGTTCTTAAAGCTTGAACTCATCAGTAATATTCATTTTAAGAACCCATAGTTATGAAATATATTACCTACTTTATCAAGTTCTTTTATCGCATTCGATTCTGGTTGATCATAGCACCGATCATCGTTGCTTCTCTCGTCTACTGGAAAACAAATAATACTCCTCGCGATTACACGACGACTTGCTCCATATATACCGGAATTATCACGGGAGTCAATATCTTATCCGAAAGCGGGGTGACCATGACTTCTTATACCCAAGGCAGTATGATGGATAACCTGTTAAACATTATCACGGCGGATCAAACTTTAAAACAAGTTTCATTGCGCCTATATGCCCGCATCATGGTATATGGTGATCCCCATAAAGACAACATATATACCCAAGCCAATAATTATAGGAATCTCTACAATCATGGAAGACCTATTCATCATTTGATAGACAAAAAATCTGATAATGACTCGATTAACGAGCAACGTACTTATGAAAATTTACTTGCTTACGAAACGAACGATCCGACAAATTATGTGTATGGAATATACCAATGGAATCTCCCCTATGTTAATCGGGAAGCGTTAAAAAAATACATGTCAAACGCCTCGATAATAGCGACGTACTTGAAGTTTCTTACACCACGAACGATCCCGGGATTGCCTACCAAACCGTGGTGATTTTGATTGATGAATTTAATAAACAATACCAAGAGTTACGCTTCGGGGAAACCAATAATGTCATCAAACATTTCCGCCATGAACTGGATAGCATTGGAAAAGAACTCAAGATTTCAGAAGATTCCCTTACCCAATATCGAGTAGAAAAACAGGTAATCAATTATGACGAAGAGACAAAGCAGGTGGCTGCTTTGAATCGGGATTACGAGTTACAATATTGGGAAACACGAAACAATTATAATTCAACAGACAGTTTAAAACGGGAACTCGAAAAAAGGATGCAGTTATACACGGAAATCATTCAAAACAATAATTCGTTTATCCTTTTAAATAGCAAAATCAGCGAGCTCAATGAAAAGCTAGCCATGGCAAAATACTACACGAATGATGTTGTTTCGAAAGCAACCATTGATTCTCTCCAGCGCGAATTAGATACAAATGAAACAGCCCTAGCTGAAGCCGTTCATAAAATAGGGTATTTGAAATACAGTAAAGAGGGAATTTCCAACGAGAGCGTTATCGCGGAATGGCTGCAACAAGTTATCGCTTATAAAAAGGCAGAAGCAGAATTAATCGTTTTAAATAAACGAAAGCTTCACATGGCTCAAAAATACATCCATTTTGCCCCTATCGGTTCGACCCTAACACGCAAGGAGCGTATGGTAAATATCAATGAAAGAAGGTATTTGGCGATACTTGATGCCTTGAATACAGCCTTATTAAAACAGAAGAGTATTCAAATGAATTCTGCCAGTCTGAAACTAATGAACGCCCCTTACTACCCCCTGGTTCCCTCTGCACTGAGCAAGCACAAATTATTGACAATCGGAGCTTACCTGGCCACACTGATATTCACTATCTTTTTCTTCTTGATTATCGAGATACTGGATCATACGTTACACAACCTCTTCAAGGCAGAGCAATTGACCGGATGTAAGGTACTGGGAGCTTTTACCCGGCAATTATCTTTTGCAGCCAGAAGATATAACAACGTGTACACCACGCTTTCCACCCAAAACTTGTGTAATTCCGCCACGACGTATTTCAAGCCCGATCAAAGTAATATTATAAATTTAATCAGTAACGAACCCGGAGAAGGGAAAAGTTATATTCTGGAGCAAATGACTCAACAATTCATGGAACGAGGATACGATGTAACACCATTATCCTGGCAAAATGAACCACAGACAAATGCTCAAGCTTTTATTCAATCCATGAACACGAGTGCCCCGGACGATTTGGAAAAGGACAA
Encoded proteins:
- a CDS encoding hybrid sensor histidine kinase/response regulator: MKINPAEYKILVVDDVQSNVLLLKALLGREGFGIVIAMNGTEALQKVKSEHPDLILLDVMMPDMDGFEVAGHLKLEPEQAEIPIIFLTALNDSASVVKGFQLGANDFISKPFRREELLIRVEHQLSLVDARRIILRQTEELRKTIAGRDKLYSVIAHDLRSPMASIKMLCNTIMMSIDRQTVPADVFEMLEMTNKTAEEVFSLLDNLLKWTKSQLGKLSNVPQSIDMVGLVNGVIEVFKPIAGSKSISLKLDSAVESVHVTVDIEMIKSVVRNLISNAIKFSHKDTAVVVHVRVQEVADENRTEAGNDKEVLVTVSDSGCGIKKEDQEKLLNEATHFTTFGTDSEEGSGLGLLLCKDFVSKNHGRLWFTSEEGVGSNFNFTIPLK
- a CDS encoding TolC family protein — encoded protein: MGAKFIIIACLLYANFVCSAQKAQTRDSILNTERFVPQALTTNEYINYQLPPLDSLFEGAQRNPRLKAIGASIEAARNDLKSTQRDWLQYFSVRAGYTYGILGTYTDQETQYVPLTTVYSGSTQNSWSIGANINIPFNRLFSHRATVKKQKEIVRNAEYTQQVEFDEIKNEIIELYCNIQYQLKLLKLATESITLYNAEYQVAELDYINNKNNNDRSLSDLKHSQKVAKIEYEKIINELNIMFLKLELISNIHFKNP
- a CDS encoding response regulator, coding for MDSQNTLPLKKLLVAEDNESNFLLLMTILKKDYQIIHAVDGLETIQKYREYSPDAILMDIKMPNMNGLEATREIRKLNTCIPIIVVSAFAFDGDKQEARQAGCTDYLVKPIDSRLLKETLKKYLP
- a CDS encoding NADH-quinone oxidoreductase subunit NuoF; amino-acid sequence: MSYKMHILVCGGTGCRASASHQIITRLEECLKERNLEDEVQVIATGCFGFCEKGPIVKVMPDNTFYVQVKPDDAEEIVNEHVIKGRKVERLLYKDPEKKEAVSDSKHMGFYKKQLRIALRNCGFIDPENIEEYIAREGYSALAKCITEMKPEEVINEIKLSGLRGRGGGGFPTGLKWEFASKYQADQKYVVCNADEGDPGAFMDRSIMEGDPHSVIEAMAICGYSIGATKGLVYIRAEYPLAIQRLKTAIHQAEEFGLLGENIFGTDFSFTIELRYGAGAFVCGEETALIHSMEGHRGEPTIKPPFPAESGYLNRPTNVNNVETLANIPAIIIKGANWFNKIGTERSKGTKVFALAGKINNVGLIEVPMGTTLREVIYEIGGGIKNGKKFKAVQTGGPSGGCLTEKHLDVPIDFDNLLASGSMMGSGGMIVMDEDDCMVSVAKFYLEFTVEESCGKCTPCRIGNKRLHEILDKITQGKGTMEDLETLKNLSRVIKDTALCGLGQTSPNPVLSTIDNFHDEYLAHIKDKKCPAGQCKALLMFHIDPELCIGCGLCARNCPVDAIVGERKEPHFINTAKCIKCGACMEKCKFKAVSTR
- a CDS encoding NADH-quinone oxidoreductase subunit NuoE family protein, with the translated sequence MTQITLAKCKVDQLVKLCEEFGNQPGELINILHKAQGLIGYLPREVQEVIARQLNIPVSKVYGVVTFYSFFSMTPKGEHPISVCMGTACYVRGAEKVLDEFKRILKVNVGETTPDGKFSLTSLRCVGACGLAPVVLIGEKVYGRVTPGEVEKILKEFE
- a CDS encoding GumC domain-containing protein; translation: MVILIDEFNKQYQELRFGETNNVIKHFRHELDSIGKELKISEDSLTQYRVEKQVINYDEETKQVAALNRDYELQYWETRNNYNSTDSLKRELEKRMQLYTEIIQNNNSFILLNSKISELNEKLAMAKYYTNDVVSKATIDSLQRELDTNETALAEAVHKIGYLKYSKEGISNESVIAEWLQQVIAYKKAEAELIVLNKRKLHMAQKYIHFAPIGSTLTRKERMVNINERRYLAILDALNTALLKQKSIQMNSASLKLMNAPYYPLVPSALSKHKLLTIGAYLATLIFTIFFFLIIEILDHTLHNLFKAEQLTGCKVLGAFTRQLSFAARRYNNVYTTLSTQNLCNSATTYFKPDQSNIINLISNEPGEGKSYILEQMTQQFMERGYDVTPLSWQNEPQTNAQAFIQSMNTSAPDDLEKDNLKNKIVIVEYPSLKEAALTANILQHVSLNLQVVDSRRTWKNTDQQRFGRTKEMCHQTPLFLVLNYTKRDAAEDINGLMPPYTFLRKLLYKLSQLGLTANDKTTRISKDKPPSHV
- a CDS encoding response regulator transcription factor, whose product is MSKNILIVDDKPEIAKVITIQLSRDYNVHAEGNPIEALAWMYAGNIPDLIISDVNMPEMDGRTFLKQLKASSTFNFIPVIILSSLESSNDRIELLEAGASDFVLKPFNPQELKIRVRNLLR
- a CDS encoding ATP-binding protein yields the protein MQTLSDHILDIAQNSIRAQASRVEIDLQENITEDSLVITIRDNGCGMDEATAAKVTDPFFTSRTVRKVGLGIPLFKQNAEATGGTLKIRSKPGEGTTIEAKFGLSHWDRPPLGDVAGSIVILVSANPGIDFTYHHVTEKGEYTFDTREVKEILEGVPLNDPEIVMALRQMIRENIKEIT
- a CDS encoding (2Fe-2S) ferredoxin domain-containing protein, whose protein sequence is MEKIKSLADLKRIKENVQTKIDLREKSEQVENLIQIKVAMATCGIAAGSKDTMNYFIENLEKNGITAVVTQTGCMGYCYAEPTVEITKPGKDPIVFGHVTEERAEEIIQKYLKNDELVADIIPVNFETI
- a CDS encoding NADH-dependent [FeFe] hydrogenase, group A6 translates to MNENITLKIDNREISVPKGTTILEAARELGIDIPTLCYMNLKDLCIKNAPASCRICVVEVDGRKNLAPSCATRCENGMNVHTNTIRVLNARKTVLELMLSDHPSDCLVCAKSGNCELQSVAIKLGIRELPFEGEKTEFRVDLSPSIRRDATKCIYCRRCEMMCNDVQTVGALGAVNRGFSSVVMPAFDQSLQDSECTFCGQCVAVCPVGALTELDHTNRLIKDLADPDKTVIVQTAPAVRAALGEEFALPAGTSVTGKMVAALRKLGFAKVFDTDFAADLTIMEEGTELLGRLGAFLNGDKSVKLPIITSCCPGWVNFFEKQFPDLLDMPSSARSPQQMFGSIAKTYWAEKMGIKRENLIVVSVMPCLAKKFECERDEFKTNGDPDVNYSISTRELAALIKQTNINFMQLEDEDFDAPLGESTGAAVIFGATGGVMEAALRTAYEIHTGKTLDNVDFEGVRGIENLKEATIDVDGFELKVAVAHGLGNARKLMNEIRAGKSQYHAIEIMACPGGCIGGGGQPLHHGDSSLLRARTQALYTEDNEKSLRKSHQNPYIISLYEEFLGKPMSEKAHHLLHTCYFNRGKEIIEQ